The nucleotide sequence CGCGGTCGTCGACGACATCGTCGAGAAGCACGAGAAGGGCCAGCCGGTCCTGGTCGGCACCACGAGCGTGGAGAAGTCGGAGTACCTCTCCAACCAGCTGCGCAAGCGCGGCGTCCCGCACGAGGTCCTCAACGCGAAGCACCACGAGCGCGAGGCGGAGATCGTCGCGCAGGGGGGCCGCAAGGGCGCCGTCACCGTCGCGACCAACATGGCGGGCCGCGGCACCGACATCATGCTCGGCGGCAACCCCGACCACCTGGCCTCGGCCGAGCTGGCCCAGCGCGGCCTGACCCCGGCCGAGACGCCGGACGAGTACGAGCAGGCGTGGCCGGACGCGCTCGCCAAGGCCAAGAAGGCCGTCAAGGTCGAGCACGAGGAGGTCACCGAGCTCGGCGGCCTGTATGTGTTGGGCACCGAGCGCCACGAGTCGCGCCGCATCGACAACCAGCTCCGCGGCCGGTCCGGCCGTCAGGGCGACCCCGGCGAGTCGCGGTTCTACCTGTCCCTCGGCGACGACCTGATGCGCCTGTTCAAGGCCAACATCGTCGAGCGAGTGCTGACGATGGCCAACATCCCCGAGGACGTGCCGATCGAGTCGAAGATGGTGTCCAACGCCATCAAGTCCGCGCAGACCCAGGTCGAGCAGCAGAACTTCGAGATCCGCAAGAACGTCCTCAAATACGACGAGGTCCTGAACCGGCAGCGCGAGGTCATCTACGGCGAGCGCCGCCGCGTGCTCGACGGCGAGGACCTGCACGAGCAGGTGCGGCACTTCATCGACGACACGATCGACGCGTACGTCACGGGCGCCACCGAGGGCTTCGCCGAGGAGTGGGACCTCGAGAAGCTGTGGACGAACCTCAAGCAGCTCTACCCGGTGAGCATCGACATCGAAGAGCTTGAAGAGGAGGTCGGCGACCGCGCCGGGCTCGACGCCGACTTCCTCACGGAGCAGCTCCAGGCCGACGCGCAGGCGTCGTACGACGAGCGCGAGGAGAAGCTGGGCGCCGAGGTCATGCGCGAGCTCGAGCGCCGCGTCGTCCTGTCGGTGCTGGACCGCCGCTGGCGCGAGCACCTGTACGAGATGGACTACCTCCAGGAGGGCATCGGCCTGCGGGCGATGGCGCAGCGCGACCCGCTGGTCGAGTACCAGCGCGAGGGCTTCGACATGTTCAACGCCATGATGGAGGGCATCAAGGAGGAGTCGGTCGGCTACCTCTTCAACGTCGAGGTCCAGATCGAGCAGGTCCCCGAGGCCCCCGCCGCCGCCCCGGCCATCTCGATCGACAAGGCCCAGGCGATGCCGCAGATCCAGGCGAAGGGCCTGGAGGCGCCGCAGCGGCCGAGCCACCTGTCGTACAGCGCCCCGACGGTCGACGGCGACGGCGGCGTGGTGACGACCGAGGAAGACGTCGACGAGGACGCGATCCCCGTGCAGCAGGGCAGCACCCGCGCGGAGCGCCGCCGTGCCCAGCGGGCCGCCCGCAAGAAGAAGCGCTGACCGGCGCGATCCGCCGGACGCCTCCGGGCCCGCCACACCACGGTGTGGGCGGGCCCGGAGGCGTTTTGTGTGCGGGCCGGGCCGTGTCTTGTGGGATCTCGGTACGGCTGCCGCTCCGCCGGGGCCGTCATGGCCCCGGGGGACGTCTTGCTACCGCGATCCGCGATCCGCGATCCGCGGAACACGGCCCGGGTCCGCTCGGCGCCCGCGAAGGCGAGGCGGCTGCGGTGCCGCCGCATCGGGCGTGTTCTCCGCCGCGCCAGGCGCGTGAGGGCCGCCTTGCCGCCTTCAGGCGGGCGGGTGGGTTCGCCGCTCGCCCGTCGGTGCGTTCAGCGGTGGTGGAGGGCCGTGCAGACCCAGATGGGCGGGCGGTTGGGGCGGGTTCGCGGGGTTCGGCGGTCGAGGCGTACGGCGACGGCCTGGAAGCGGTCGGGGCCCGTCAGGCGGAGGCGGAGGAAGCCCTCCGCGGTGTTGTCGGTCGGTGCGGTGGCGTTGGAGGCCACGAGGGACACTCCCGCGACCCGGCGTGCGCCGAGGTCCCGGCGCAGGCGGGCGACGCGTTCGCGGACCTCGGGGGTGACGCGGTCGCTGAGCTGGCGCAGGGCGCGTGCCCCGGACAGGACTTCGGCGAGGGCGACGGCGAACCGGTGCACTTGGCGTCGCGCCTCGGCGGGGTCGGGTTCGTGCGGTGTGGCGCGGGCGGGCGCACCCACCAGCCGCAGGAACGGCCGCTCGGGCTCCGGCGGGTGTACGGGGAACGGGATGACGGCGGCGCCGGCCGGCACGTACTCCGGTTCGTCGTCGGGTTCGCACCGGGGAACGCGCAGGACGCGCAGCGGGGGCAGGGGCGCGCCCGGGACGATCTCCTCGATGCCGCCGGTGAGCGCGGCGATCCCCGCGGGCGTCCGGACGATTTCGAGTCGCGGGACGGTCGCGGGGATCGCCCCCGCCCCCACGTCGGTGCCTGCGCCGCCCGGATTGCCGCGAGCCGCCCCGCC is from Yinghuangia sp. ASG 101 and encodes:
- the secA gene encoding preprotein translocase subunit SecA; amino-acid sequence: MSIFDKVLRAGEGKILRKLNRIADQVDSIEEDFTNLSDAELRALTDEYKERYAEGESLDDLLPEAFATVREAARRTLGQRHYKVQLMGGAALHLGNIAEMRTGEGKTLVSTLPAYLNALAGKGVHVVTVNDYLAERDSEWMGRVHRFLGLEVGCILANMPPHERRKAYNCDITYGTNNEFGFDYLRDNMAWSQDELVQRGHFFAVVDEVDSILIDEARTPLIISGPADQATKWYADFAKLVTRLRRAEPTTDGSTPDGDYEVDEKKRTVGILEAGVARVEDYLGIDNLYEAVNTPLVGYLNNAIKAKELYKRDKEYVVVDGEVLIVDEHTGRILAGRRYNEGMHQAIEAKEGVDIKDENQTLATITLQNFFRLYDKLGGMTGTAMTEAAEFHQIYKLGVVPIPTHRSVQRVDQSDLVYKTEEAKFAAVVDDIVEKHEKGQPVLVGTTSVEKSEYLSNQLRKRGVPHEVLNAKHHEREAEIVAQGGRKGAVTVATNMAGRGTDIMLGGNPDHLASAELAQRGLTPAETPDEYEQAWPDALAKAKKAVKVEHEEVTELGGLYVLGTERHESRRIDNQLRGRSGRQGDPGESRFYLSLGDDLMRLFKANIVERVLTMANIPEDVPIESKMVSNAIKSAQTQVEQQNFEIRKNVLKYDEVLNRQREVIYGERRRVLDGEDLHEQVRHFIDDTIDAYVTGATEGFAEEWDLEKLWTNLKQLYPVSIDIEELEEEVGDRAGLDADFLTEQLQADAQASYDEREEKLGAEVMRELERRVVLSVLDRRWREHLYEMDYLQEGIGLRAMAQRDPLVEYQREGFDMFNAMMEGIKEESVGYLFNVEVQIEQVPEAPAAAPAISIDKAQAMPQIQAKGLEAPQRPSHLSYSAPTVDGDGGVVTTEEDVDEDAIPVQQGSTRAERRRAQRAARKKKR
- a CDS encoding Rv3235 family protein, producing MVQHHTKPAGQTGAAGTRSRRAAANRALREPAHASAGHRTASGPPRKTTDGTTPAVPVDAPAARPLRPTANRTAAVGFDTGHPEPAPRAVAAPRGTRNPAVGRDGGAARGNPGGAGTDVGAGAIPATVPRLEIVRTPAGIAALTGGIEEIVPGAPLPPLRVLRVPRCEPDDEPEYVPAGAAVIPFPVHPPEPERPFLRLVGAPARATPHEPDPAEARRQVHRFAVALAEVLSGARALRQLSDRVTPEVRERVARLRRDLGARRVAGVSLVASNATAPTDNTAEGFLRLRLTGPDRFQAVAVRLDRRTPRTRPNRPPIWVCTALHHR